In one window of Lewinella sp. 4G2 DNA:
- a CDS encoding polysaccharide biosynthesis protein: protein MASFDLHAFINQYVTGRDESLFTRDLAENHDAMAARIDGKRLLVIGGAGTIGSSFIRAALQFHPAKLVVVDTNENGLTELTRDLRSAGKFNVPADYLTYPMDFGAPVFEKMFRHHGGFDIVANFAAHKHVRSEKDRFSIEAMLNNNVFKAKDLLDLLLEYKPERYFSVSTDKAANPVNVMGASKKLMEEVILAYGRDFPVTTARFANVAFSNGSLPAGFLERLNKRQPLSAPTNVKRYFVSPDESGQLCLIACILGETGQVFFPKLGEEQMITFSGIGEDFLRVQGFTPLYCETEEEALSRVQSMGASSTEYPVLFHPATTSGEKSFEEFYTPGEEVDLQRFAELGFVKNAARRDREELSPLIKEIQDLMDRPTVTKADIVGALAERIPNFAHIETGKSLDGKM, encoded by the coding sequence ATGGCCTCCTTCGATTTACACGCATTTATTAACCAATACGTCACCGGGCGGGACGAAAGTCTATTTACCCGTGACCTGGCCGAGAACCACGACGCCATGGCGGCGCGCATTGATGGCAAGCGACTGCTCGTCATTGGTGGCGCCGGCACTATAGGAAGTTCATTCATCCGGGCTGCGCTGCAATTTCACCCCGCCAAATTAGTAGTGGTAGATACCAATGAAAATGGACTGACGGAACTGACCCGAGACCTCCGTTCCGCCGGTAAATTTAACGTGCCAGCTGATTATTTGACGTATCCAATGGACTTCGGCGCGCCGGTATTTGAAAAAATGTTCCGCCACCATGGCGGCTTTGATATTGTCGCAAATTTCGCGGCGCACAAACACGTACGGAGCGAAAAAGACCGCTTCAGCATCGAAGCGATGTTGAATAATAATGTCTTCAAAGCGAAGGATCTACTTGATCTTTTATTAGAATATAAGCCCGAGCGCTACTTCAGCGTGAGTACGGACAAAGCGGCCAATCCCGTTAACGTGATGGGCGCGAGTAAGAAATTAATGGAGGAAGTTATTTTGGCTTACGGTCGCGATTTCCCCGTTACTACCGCCCGTTTCGCTAACGTCGCATTCAGCAATGGCAGCCTCCCCGCCGGCTTCCTGGAGCGACTCAACAAACGTCAGCCGCTTAGTGCGCCGACCAACGTCAAGCGTTATTTCGTGAGCCCGGATGAGTCCGGCCAATTATGTCTTATCGCATGTATTCTCGGCGAAACGGGGCAGGTGTTCTTCCCCAAATTGGGCGAGGAACAGATGATCACTTTTAGCGGCATTGGCGAAGACTTTTTGCGTGTCCAGGGTTTCACGCCACTTTACTGTGAGACGGAGGAAGAGGCGCTGTCGCGGGTGCAAAGCATGGGGGCAAGCAGTACGGAATACCCCGTATTATTCCACCCCGCCACGACGAGTGGTGAAAAAAGCTTTGAAGAATTTTATACCCCCGGCGAAGAGGTGGACCTCCAACGTTTCGCCGAACTCGGTTTCGTGAAAAACGCCGCCCGCAGGGATCGGGAAGAACTTAGTCCGTTGATTAAAGAGATCCAGGATTTAATGGACCGCCCCACCGTAACGAAAGCAGACATCGTTGGTGCCCTTGCAGAACGGATACCAAATTTTGCGCATATCGAGACGGGGAAGAGTTTGGACGGAAAAATGTAA
- a CDS encoding LegC family aminotransferase, which yields MIPLSIPNLAGNEWAYVKQCLDTGWVSSAGKFVNQFEDEVRGFTGAGHAIACMNGTAALHVAQIIAGVGPGDLVIAPNITFVATLNSISYTGAEAILLDTNPATWQLDLDVLERFFEEECELTDQGLIHKADGKTIKAVMPVHVLGNMCDMARLSELCTRVSAPIIEDSTEALGSTFRGKHAGTFGLFGTSSFNGNKIITTGGGGMIFTNDADLAARAKHLTTTAKTDPLDYFHDEVGYNYRLVNILAAVGVAQMEQLSGIIETKKFIDEYYRSELAGVGDIRFQKITDGVDANCWLFTFRTSRMRELLTYLNANGVQSRPFWTPMNQLPMYNGYRYYHVSDESSKLHAEAISIPSSSNLTETDLATVVATIKNFYAS from the coding sequence ATGATCCCACTCTCCATCCCCAACCTAGCCGGCAACGAATGGGCCTACGTCAAGCAGTGCCTCGATACTGGGTGGGTCTCCTCCGCCGGAAAGTTCGTCAATCAGTTTGAGGACGAGGTGCGGGGCTTCACCGGGGCCGGCCACGCCATCGCGTGTATGAATGGTACGGCAGCCCTTCACGTAGCGCAAATTATTGCCGGAGTCGGACCTGGTGACTTGGTCATCGCCCCCAACATCACTTTCGTAGCGACGCTGAACAGCATCAGTTACACGGGGGCGGAGGCCATTCTGCTGGATACAAATCCCGCTACCTGGCAGTTGGATCTTGACGTCCTAGAACGCTTCTTTGAGGAGGAATGCGAACTCACCGACCAGGGTCTTATCCACAAAGCTGATGGAAAAACGATCAAGGCCGTCATGCCCGTCCACGTACTGGGGAATATGTGTGACATGGCCCGCCTATCCGAACTTTGCACCCGCGTCAGCGCCCCGATAATTGAAGACAGCACGGAAGCGCTTGGTTCGACTTTCCGCGGTAAACACGCCGGAACTTTTGGGTTGTTCGGAACGAGTAGTTTTAATGGAAATAAAATCATCACCACTGGCGGCGGAGGAATGATCTTTACAAATGATGCTGATTTAGCCGCCCGCGCTAAGCACCTGACCACCACGGCCAAAACGGATCCGCTCGACTATTTCCACGATGAAGTGGGGTATAATTACCGCCTGGTAAATATCCTGGCTGCCGTGGGTGTCGCGCAAATGGAACAATTATCTGGCATAATTGAGACCAAGAAATTTATTGACGAATATTACCGGAGTGAACTCGCTGGGGTAGGGGACATTCGTTTTCAAAAAATTACGGATGGGGTGGACGCCAATTGCTGGTTATTCACTTTCCGGACCAGTCGGATGCGAGAATTGCTTACTTACCTAAACGCAAACGGTGTGCAAAGCCGGCCGTTTTGGACGCCTATGAATCAACTCCCGATGTACAATGGTTACCGGTATTATCACGTCAGTGATGAGAGTAGTAAGCTCCACGCGGAAGCCATCAGTATACCGAGCTCCAGCAACCTAACCGAGACGGATTTGGCTACCGTTGTGGCCACCATCAAAAATTTTTACGCTAGCTAA
- a CDS encoding acetyltransferase encodes MGGHALVVRELLESLGFSPKGYLDDSSGDDFAEKLPYLGSESSPEIQPLLREHPLCITVGTNAIRARLDEQLSSLGGQILEPIIHPTAYVSDSASLAAGTQVLPQAAVNARSVVGRCVIINTSAIVEHECQIGDYCHLAPGSVLAGNVTLGKSVFVGANASIIQGIKVGEKVIIGAGAVVIRDVPAGATVVGNPARIIKLR; translated from the coding sequence ATGGGTGGCCATGCCCTAGTCGTTCGGGAATTACTGGAATCTCTTGGCTTTTCCCCGAAAGGATATTTGGACGATTCTTCAGGCGATGACTTCGCGGAAAAGCTGCCTTACCTGGGGAGTGAAAGTTCCCCCGAAATCCAACCGTTATTGCGGGAACACCCACTTTGCATTACCGTGGGTACCAATGCTATTCGGGCACGCCTGGATGAACAGTTAAGCAGTTTGGGAGGGCAGATACTGGAGCCCATTATCCACCCCACTGCTTACGTTTCCGATTCCGCTTCATTGGCAGCTGGAACGCAAGTACTCCCGCAGGCTGCGGTTAACGCGCGTTCCGTAGTTGGCCGCTGCGTAATTATCAACACCAGTGCGATTGTGGAGCACGAATGCCAGATTGGGGATTACTGTCATTTGGCCCCAGGGTCAGTACTGGCAGGAAATGTCACGCTGGGGAAAAGCGTTTTTGTGGGGGCTAACGCTAGTATTATTCAAGGTATTAAAGTGGGCGAAAAGGTCATCATTGGTGCGGGAGCGGTGGTTATTCGCGACGTTCCGGCTGGCGCCACCGTGGTGGGTAATCCCGCCCGGATCATTAAACTAAGGTAA
- the neuC gene encoding UDP-N-acetylglucosamine 2-epimerase, whose product MITSKDKMMTVRLITTSRADYGIYASLLTALEADPAIDLQLVVAGTHLSKEHGYTVTAIELDGYQIAGRVETVPSDDSPAGIARMLGEATRKFADLWAEIADNTDWVIALGDRYEMFAAVAATVPFNLRVAHLHGGETSLGAIDDKFRHAITVMSTAHFTATAAYADRVTELIGSERSVHYVGAPALDGLEEMELFEPQEMLPTFGTDFSEPPILVTFHPETVATKRNQVYGEALCSALARLSGQYPVVITMPNADTMGSVLRQQFNNLADDNDRITTIENFGKKGYFSAMKHCAFLLGNTSSGIIEAASFGKYAINLGNRQDGRMRSPNLIDVEVDEQAILSAVDILRTKGFLYAGDNVYRKDSPAAAAIVAALKAAND is encoded by the coding sequence GTGATTACCAGTAAGGATAAGATGATGACGGTTCGGCTCATCACCACTTCCCGTGCGGATTATGGTATCTATGCGTCCCTGCTGACAGCCTTGGAAGCTGACCCTGCGATTGATCTTCAATTGGTGGTGGCTGGTACTCACTTGTCAAAAGAGCATGGATATACTGTCACCGCGATTGAGCTCGATGGGTATCAAATAGCCGGAAGGGTTGAAACGGTACCAAGCGATGACTCGCCCGCCGGCATTGCCCGGATGCTGGGGGAAGCCACCCGTAAATTTGCCGACCTCTGGGCGGAAATAGCCGATAACACTGATTGGGTCATTGCGTTGGGTGACCGCTACGAGATGTTCGCCGCCGTTGCAGCTACCGTCCCTTTCAACCTGCGGGTGGCGCACCTTCACGGCGGAGAGACTTCTTTGGGAGCAATCGATGATAAGTTTCGGCATGCCATCACGGTGATGTCCACCGCTCACTTTACCGCAACTGCAGCTTACGCAGATCGCGTCACGGAGCTTATTGGGAGCGAACGGAGCGTGCACTACGTTGGTGCGCCGGCTTTGGACGGGCTGGAAGAAATGGAACTCTTTGAACCGCAAGAAATGCTTCCAACTTTCGGAACGGACTTTTCGGAGCCACCCATCCTGGTAACTTTTCATCCCGAAACCGTTGCCACTAAACGGAACCAGGTGTACGGAGAGGCCCTTTGTAGTGCATTAGCTAGACTTTCTGGTCAGTATCCGGTAGTGATTACCATGCCGAACGCCGATACCATGGGCTCAGTACTTCGGCAACAATTCAATAATTTGGCTGATGATAATGATCGGATAACTACGATCGAGAATTTCGGTAAAAAGGGGTACTTCTCCGCCATGAAACACTGTGCTTTTCTGCTGGGCAATACTTCCAGTGGAATCATTGAGGCCGCTTCTTTCGGTAAATATGCCATCAATTTGGGTAACCGTCAGGACGGCCGTATGCGAAGCCCAAACCTCATCGACGTAGAAGTAGACGAACAAGCCATCTTGTCAGCTGTCGATATTCTCAGGACAAAAGGCTTTCTTTATGCCGGGGATAATGTCTACCGGAAAGATAGCCCCGCAGCTGCCGCTATTGTCGCGGCCCTAAAAGCAGCCAATGATTAA
- the neuB gene encoding N-acetylneuraminate synthase, translating into MSQRQRTLIIAEAGVNHNGSLELAKQLIDAAAAAGVDYVKFQTFKTEKLVSKAAAKADYQVANTGDAVETQFEMIKKLEIDADTHRLLIDYCSEKGIQFFSTAFDLDSIDLLEELGLDLYKVPSGEMTNLPYLRAIAAKGKPVILSTGMCTLSDIEAALNVMLAAGQDRERITILHCNTEYPTPMEDVNLRAMQTIGTAFGVRVGYSDHTLGIEVPIAAVAMGAVCIEKHFTLDRTMEGPDHRASLEPNELKAMVSAIRNIEVALGSTQKLPSSSERKNIPIARKSIFVSKDLPKGHVLTEADLSMMRPGDGISPMRMEELIGRSLSRPLAAATKIALGDYQ; encoded by the coding sequence ATGAGTCAACGCCAAAGAACATTGATCATCGCCGAAGCCGGCGTTAACCACAACGGAAGTCTGGAGCTAGCTAAGCAGCTAATTGATGCTGCCGCTGCCGCGGGGGTTGACTACGTGAAATTTCAAACCTTCAAGACGGAGAAACTGGTAAGTAAGGCTGCCGCCAAAGCGGACTACCAGGTGGCCAATACCGGCGATGCGGTGGAGACCCAGTTTGAAATGATCAAAAAACTGGAGATCGATGCGGATACCCATCGATTGTTGATTGACTATTGCTCGGAAAAAGGAATCCAATTCTTCAGTACCGCCTTTGACCTGGATAGCATTGATTTGCTGGAAGAGTTGGGACTTGATTTGTATAAAGTTCCCTCGGGCGAAATGACGAATCTTCCTTACCTAAGGGCAATCGCCGCTAAAGGAAAGCCGGTCATCCTCTCCACCGGTATGTGCACCCTGTCGGATATCGAAGCAGCGCTGAACGTGATGTTGGCGGCAGGTCAGGACCGGGAACGAATTACCATTCTTCACTGCAACACTGAATATCCTACCCCGATGGAGGACGTAAACCTCCGGGCCATGCAAACCATCGGGACAGCCTTCGGGGTACGGGTGGGCTATTCGGACCACACCCTGGGCATTGAGGTGCCCATCGCAGCGGTAGCCATGGGCGCCGTCTGCATCGAGAAACACTTCACCCTCGACCGAACTATGGAAGGCCCCGACCATCGAGCTAGCCTGGAACCGAATGAGCTCAAGGCCATGGTCAGCGCCATTCGAAATATCGAAGTTGCGTTGGGCTCAACTCAAAAACTTCCTTCCTCTTCGGAGCGGAAGAACATCCCCATCGCCAGGAAATCCATCTTCGTCAGTAAGGATCTCCCGAAGGGTCACGTCCTGACGGAAGCCGACCTCAGTATGATGCGACCTGGAGACGGTATCTCGCCCATGCGTATGGAAGAGTTAATTGGTCGCTCGCTGAGCCGCCCCCTCGCCGCGGCCACCAAAATTGCTTTGGGTGATTACCAGTAA
- a CDS encoding nucleotidyltransferase family protein — MINSIQRHLLPQSASVREALARLDKLASDAVVFLIKDRNILVGSITDGDIRRGLINGLTLETPLMEFVQAAPKAFRRSTFNLQQMQEWREKNFRILPVINDENRIVDIINFRKQRSFLPMDAVIMAGGVGSRLRPLTLDTPKPLLKVGDKPIIEHNIERLRSFGVVNLTISIKYLGQQLIDYFGDGSDRGMNITYVTEDEPRGTIGAVSEIQEIFNPYVLVMNSDLLTTIDLEEMFSEMLAKEADMTVATVPYEVEIPYGVIETEGDLIKALKEKPTYTYYSNAGIYIIRKEHIAKVPATGRYSAPDLMENLYTSDHRVTHFPILGYWLDIGKHNDFEKAQRDIEHLKL, encoded by the coding sequence ATGATTAATAGTATTCAACGCCACCTATTACCGCAATCAGCTAGCGTAAGGGAGGCCCTTGCCCGCCTCGACAAACTGGCTTCCGATGCTGTTGTTTTTCTGATCAAAGACAGAAATATCTTGGTCGGTTCCATCACCGACGGAGACATCCGCCGCGGCTTGATCAACGGCCTGACACTGGAAACACCCCTGATGGAGTTTGTTCAGGCTGCCCCTAAAGCGTTTCGCCGCTCGACCTTCAACCTGCAGCAAATGCAGGAATGGCGAGAGAAGAACTTCAGGATATTACCGGTCATCAACGATGAAAACCGGATTGTGGACATCATCAATTTCCGCAAGCAACGCTCCTTTCTGCCGATGGATGCAGTAATCATGGCCGGTGGGGTAGGGAGCCGTCTCCGACCCTTGACGCTTGATACCCCAAAACCGCTGCTGAAGGTGGGGGATAAGCCCATCATCGAGCACAACATTGAAAGGCTCAGGTCATTCGGCGTAGTCAACCTGACCATCAGTATCAAGTACCTCGGCCAACAGCTGATCGATTATTTTGGTGATGGCAGCGACCGTGGAATGAATATCACCTACGTCACCGAAGACGAACCGCGGGGAACAATTGGCGCCGTGAGTGAGATCCAGGAGATATTTAATCCCTACGTACTCGTCATGAATTCAGATTTGCTGACGACTATTGACCTCGAAGAAATGTTTTCGGAAATGCTCGCGAAAGAAGCGGACATGACCGTCGCTACCGTGCCCTACGAAGTAGAAATTCCCTATGGTGTAATCGAGACCGAAGGTGATCTGATCAAAGCGCTCAAGGAGAAGCCCACCTACACGTACTACTCCAACGCCGGGATCTACATCATCCGCAAAGAGCATATCGCTAAGGTGCCCGCGACGGGCCGGTACAGTGCTCCGGATCTGATGGAGAATCTCTACACCTCCGACCACCGGGTGACTCACTTCCCCATCCTGGGCTACTGGCTTGATATTGGCAAGCATAACGACTTTGAGAAGGCGCAGCGGGACATTGAACACTTGAAGCTTTAA